From Haemophilus parainfluenzae:
ATCGTGCATTTCCACTTTGACTCTTTCAATAATAAGTGGAATGGCAAATTGTTTACAGAGTTGTTGGCAATGAGCCGTCCAAGCATCCGCATTCGGGCTTAATCCGTGATGGATATGGATAGCTCGCAGACTTAAGTGCGGTCGTTTTTCGCGGAGTTTTTTAACTAAAGAAAGCAGTGCAGTTGAATCCAAACCACCGCTAAAAGCAATGAGAAGCTTATTGGCGGTGGTTGGGATTTGAGCTTGGAATAATGAAAAAAGATCCATTAGGCAACTTTAACAGCTTTGTAGTTTGTGCTTGGATTTAAGATCTCAAAACGTGCAGCAATAGGTTGGAGTTCGTAAGATTTTAAATCAAAGGTAGTTTTCATTACGCCTGCCACCGCATTATTCATTTTTTCAAAAGCTTCAACATCGTTGCCACAGTTTAAGTAATGCGCCAAGAAAGTACCCGCAATTAAATCACCCACACCAACAGGTTCAAAGTTAAATTTATAAAGCGGACGGCTTAAATGCCATACACCTTCAGGTGTCGCCATAATAATTTCAAAGGTATCGGGATCATTTAATTTACCCGCTTTACCTAAGTGTTTAACCAACACTTTTTTCACACCTTTAGCCACTAATGCATTGGCGGCTTTCAGCACATCGTCAAACGTATTGATAGGGAAGTCAGAAAGCGTACGAAGTTCGGAAAGATTTGGGGTCATGATATCCGCACGTGGAATGGCTTTTTCAATTAAGCGTTCACGTACACCATCGGCGACCACGCAGACTTTTTCGGCATTTGGCATCACTGGATCGCACAAGTAAAGTGCATTTGGGTTACGTGCTTTGATTTTTTCTAAAGCATAGATAATTTGGTCAACTTGCTCAGCTGAACCTAAATAGCCAGAAAGCAACGCATCACATTCTTGCAGTTTTCCAATGGCATCTAAACCGTTAGCAATTTCACCAATTTGCTCTTGTGGAATCACCATGCCTGTCCATTTACCATATTGAGTATGGTTAGAGAATTGCACGGTATTGAGTGCCCATACATCCACGCCTAATAGCTGCATTGGAAAGGTAGCAGATTTATTACCAGCGAAACCATAAACTACGTGAGATTGGATTGCTAATACGTTTTTCATTTTAAGTTCTCCTTTTATATTATTTTAGGCATTGATGCTGTTTTTTGCATCCATGCAACATTTTTTTCAAAACACAAAAAAGAGCGGTTAAACTAACCGCTCTATTTTATTAACAATAACCGTAAGACATTAAACGTTCATAACGTCTTTCTAATAAGCCATCTTTGTCGAAGGTATCGAGTTCGTTTAGTTCTTCAAGGAGGCATTGTTTTAAATTACGTGCCATTTCATGATAATTACGATGCGCACCACCTAATGGCTCTTGAACGATATTATCAATTAAACCTAACTCTTTTAAACGAGTAGCGGTTAAGCCCATGACTTCGGCTGCGGTAGATGCTTTTTCTGCGCTCTTCCACAAGATTGAAGCACAGCCTTCTGGTGAAATAACGGAATAAGTTGAATATTGCAACATATTCACTTTGTCGCCGACACCAATGGCTAATGCACCACCAGAACCGCCTTCACCGATTACCGTACAGATAACAGGTACTTTTAATGTAGACATTTCACGTAAGTTACGAGCAATCGCTTCAGACTGACCACGTTCTTCCGCACCGATGCCCGGGTAAGCCCCTGGTGTGTCGATAAAGGTAATGATAGGTAAGTTAAAACGCTCAGCCATTTGCATTAAACGTAACGCTTTACGATAGCCTTCAGGTGCTGGCATCCCAAAGTTACGAGTTACTTTGTCTTTTACCGTACGACCTTTTTGGTGACCGATAATCATTACCGCGCGACCATCTAAACGAGCAAGACCACCTACGATTGCTTTATCATCTGCAAAGGCACGATCGCCTGCCAGTTCTTGGAAATCAGTAAAAATATGTTCGATATAATCAAGCGTGTATGGACGATTTGGGTGACGTGCCATACGAGAAACCTGCCATGCATCAAGATTTGCAAAGGTTTTTTTGGTTAATTCATCGCTTTTCTTTTGTAAGCGTTTAATTTCATCGTGTAAATCAATTTTGTCATCAGATGCTGAACGTAGTGCTTCAATTTTAGCTTCAAGTTCAGCAATAGGTAATTCAAAATCTAAATATTCTTGGCTCATTTCTTATCCTAAAATATCGTCAAAAGTTGCCCGCACTTTATCAAGATTTAAGGTGCGGTGCAAATGGTTTTCACTGGTTGGAGCGGATTATAAATATTCCTTTTTTAGTAATGATAACAAAAACAAAAATGCGGAACAAATCACGACAGAAGGCCCCGCAGCGGTATCATAAAAGGCGGAAAGGAATAACCCGCCAATAACGGAAAGCATACTAATTAAAATCGCAATAAACACCATTTGCTCAGGTGTCTTAGCAAAGCGTCTTGCTGTTGCAGCGGGAATAATTAAGAGCGATGTAATAATCAGAGCTCCAACAAACTTCATACTTAATGCAATGGTAAGTGCGGTCAAAATCATTAAGATAAATCGCATTTTTTTAATGTTAATGCCTTCCACTTGTGCCAGTTCAGGTGAGACTGTGGTGGAGAGTAAGGCTTGCCAGAAGTAAAGCAATGTGCTTAATACAATGACGACACCTACGCCAATATAAGGTAAATCGTTAAAATTAATGGCAAGCAGATCCCCAAAAAGATAACTCATTAAATCTACGCGGACATTTTTAAGTAAGCCAACCGTAACTACACCAAGAGAAAGACAACTGTGAGCGATAATGCCTAAAAGGGTATCCACTGAAAATTGCGTGTTACTTTCGAGCCATACCATTAATACGGCGAGAATAATCGTCAAAATTACAATGGCAACATAAGGGTTAATTTGTAAGAAAATCCCTAACGCTACACCAAGCAAGGCTGAGTGGGAAAGGGTATCACCAAAATAAGCCATTTTACGCCACACCACAAAGGCTCCCAGTGGTGCGGTAATTAAGGAAAGCAGTAAGCCCGTAAGCAAGGCGGGAAATAAAATCTCAAACATGATGTTTCCTTATTGTTGGCATTCTGATGGATTGGCACTGCAACTACAAACATCACCGTGCATATTATGGTGGTGATTATGATGGTGTGTATAAAAGCCCACATTTTGTGAGATTTGATTGCCCCAAAGACGCATAAATGTGGGATCATTCGATAAGCTTTCGGGTGTGCCAGCACAGCAAATATGTTGATTGATGCACAGCACTTCTTTACTGTCCGCCATCACGATATGCAAATCATGGGAAACCATTAAAACTGCACAATTTAAGGCTTGTTGAGTACGATGAATTAGCTGATAAAGTTCAGCTTGACCATTAATATCCACCCCTTGAGTGGGTTCATCTAACACCAGTAGATTGGGTTTATTTAAAATCGCACGAGCCAATAATACACGTTGCATCTCGCCACCAGAGAGTTTTTGCATATTATTTTTTCTCAAATGAGTAATAGAGAGTTGCTCAAGTGCGGTTGATATTTCTTGCGTTTTAACACCTTTTTTGAGCGCCAGAAAACGCTCAACCGTCATCGGTAAGCTGTGATCGAGGTGAATTTTTTGTGGGACATAGCCAATTCTGACATTCGCGCTATAAATCACTTCACCGGATGTTGGCGCTTGTAATTTTAATAAGGTTTTTAAAAGGGTTGATTTTCCCCCACCATTAGGACCGACAATGGTAATAATTGAATGAGGATAAATGTTAAGATTAATATCCCGCAGTGCGGTCTTTTGCTCAAAGACTACATTGATATTTTTTAGCGTAATTAATGGTACTGATTGGGTTGGTTGAATGGCGTTAATTTGCATAATTCTCCCCTTAAAAATAGCCCAATAACATAGCTCATTTCCTTATTTTTCTCAAGAAATTCTATCAGTGTCTAAATATTAGGCATAAGATTTTATATTCTTGGGGTAAAATGAATTTTTTCTAGATTTTGTAGTCTGAATCACGAAAATCTTTTATTTTATATCTAAGGGTAGCAAAAGTGCAGCACGTTAAATTAGCCAGAGAACGACGGAAAAGAAAGTCTCGCATAAAAGCAGCGATTTTTTTTACTGCACTTTTACTTATTTTTACAGGTACTTTTCTCGCCTTTAAAGATACCGCTGATTATGATCCTTCTTTGCAAAGTAATCTTGAGCCAGAGATGGTAGATAACGTTCAATATCAATCTCTGACACCTGAAAAAACGGAATCGGGCAATCCTCAATCTCAAGAAGGCGAACATCCTGAAGCAAAACAACATGCTAATACGGAAGATGCAACCTCTTATGATGATGAACTTCAAGCCAAAGATGATGAAGTCGATGAAATTAAACCACAGTTTGATGAGCTAACTGATTTGCCAAAAGATGCACAAGATGCACTCAGTGGCATTTTAGATGTAGCTGATCAGGCATTACGTATTACCGATCAATTTAGCCATACCGTGGTACGTGGTGATTCATTAAAAGATGTATTAGAGCTTTCAGGTTTGGAAGATGATACAGCGAAGAACTTAATTGCCGAATATCCTGAATTAAAAAATTTACGCGCAGGTCAGCAGTTCTATTGGATTTTAGATAAAGAAGATCAACTGGAGTATTTAAACTGGTTGGTATCTGAAAAAGAAGAGCGAATTTATGAGCGCACTGAAGACGGCAAGTTTAAACGCCAAATCTTAGAGAAGAAGAGTATTTGGAAGAAAGAGGTATTAAAAGGCACGATTAACGGATCTTTTGCATCAAGTTTGCGTGATTTAGGTTTGGATGGTCGTCAAATCAGTCAGTTAAGTTCCGCATTACAATGGCAGGTAAGCCTTCAAAAACTCAGTAAAGGCACCAAATTTGCGATTTTAGTGTCACGTGAATATTTAGGTGATAAATTAACGGGACAAGGTAATGTAGAAGCTATCCATATTATAACAGGTGGTAAAAGTTATTATGGAATTCAAGCGGCAAATGGTCGCTATTATAATAGACAAGGTGAGACCCTTGGCAAGGGCTTTGCGCGTTATCCACTACAACGTCAAGCGCGTGTTTCTTCGCCATTTAATCCAAATCGTCGTCATCCAGTCACAGGACGTATTCGCCCACATAAAGGCGTCGACTTTGCTGTTGCTCCAGGTACGCCCGTTATTGCGCCAGCAGAAGGCGTAGTTGAAAAGGTGGCTTATCAAGCAGGTGGTGCAGGACGTTATGTGGTGATACGTCATGGTCGCGAATATCAAACGGTGTATATGCATTTAAGTCGTGCTTTAGTTCGTGCAGGGCAAACTGTGAAGAAGGGAGAGCGTATTGCTTTAACAGGAAATACAGGAATCTCAACGGGACCTCATTTACATTATGAGTTTCATATTAATGGTCGTGTTGTAAATCCATTGACAGTTAAATTACCTGGTACAAGTAGTGCAATGGCAACAGCAGAGCGTAAACAGTTCTTAGTGCAAGCGAAAGAAGCGGAAAAGATGTTAAAACTGTAGCGAATAAAGTGCGGTCAAATTTGGACCGCATTTTTTATGTGCTTAAAAAATTAATCAAAAACTGACCGCACTTCATCTTTCCTCTTTTTCATCAATATGCTATCCTTCTTTGCGTTTTAGAATTATTCTCATTTGTTATGATTAAGCGACGTTATCTCATTTTTCTTTTGATCGTGCTTTCCTTTGTCTCACTTTTTCTCGGGGTGAGCACTGTTAATCTGAAAGGGTTACTGAATTTTGAAGGTAATCAATGGCAGATCTTTTTAATTAGTCGCGTGCCTCGCTTAATCAGTATCTTGATTGCTGGCGCATCCTTGAGTATTTGTGGCTTGGTGATGCAGCAACTCAGTCGAAACCGATTTATTTCTCCCACCACGGCGGGCACAATGGACAGCGCACGATTAGGCATTTTAATGGCGATGCTGTTTTTCCCAACGGCTTCGATGTTGTTAAAAACCACCATTGCGGTAATAGTATCTTTCCTTGGCACATTGTTATTCATGACGATTCTGTCCCGTTTGAAATTCAAGGACACGATTTTTGTGCCTTTAGTGGGGATTATGTTCGGCAATATCATCAGTTCAATTACCGCCTTTATTGCTTATAAAGAAGATTTATTACAAAACTTATCCGGGTGGCTACAAGGAGACTTTTCTCTTGTGATGTCAGGCCGCTATGAATTGTTGTATTTCAGTATTCCTACCCTCATCGTAGCTTATTTATTTGCACATCGTTTTTCTATTGTCGGGATGGGGAAAGATTTTGCGGTTAATCTGGGTCTAAATTACAACCAAGTACTTTATCTCGGCCTGCTCATTGTGGCGGTCGTATCTTCGATTATTATTGTGTCTGTTGGCGTGATTCCTTTCTTGGGGTTAATTATCCCGAATATCGTCACACTTTATTTGGGTGATAACTTGAAGAAAGTGTTATCTCATACCGCCTTGTTGGGTGCCGTATTTGTTTTATTCTGCGATATTTTAGGGCGAAGTGTGATTTATCCTTATGAGATTTCCATTAATGCCGTAGTTGGCGTATTTGGCAGTGGTATCTTCTTATTTTTATTATTAAAGCGGTATAGAAATGGCTAAGAAATCTTCTTCTCAACTGATTGTATTGTCGTTGTTAGCCATTGTTTCTCTTGCACTCTATTTAGGCTACAACTTACCAAACCGTTGGCAATATGCCTTGGAAAATCGTGCCTTATCCTTAATTGCGATTGTGATTACAGGTGCGGCAATTGCACTCGCTACGATGATTTTCCAAACGGTTGTGAATAACCGAATTCTCACGCCGAGTATTTTGGGTTTAGATTCGCTGTATTTACTGATTCAAACGACGATCATTTTTCTTTTCGGTTCAAGTACATTGCTTTCAATGAATTCGATTGCATTGTTTGTCTTATGTACGGGATTAATGATGGCGTTTTCATTAGTGCTTTATCACTTCCTGTTTAAGAAAGAGAGCCAAAATATTTTCTTCTTGTTGCTTGTCGGGATTATTTTCGGCACCTTCTTTGGTAGCTTAACGACCTTTATGGAAGTGTTGATTGACCCAAATGAATTCCAGATCGCTCAAGATATTGGCTTTGCAAGTTTCAACCGAATCAATACTCAAATCTTGTGGGTCGCATTAGCCATTTTAGTGGCGACCATTGTTTTCAGTTTTAAATATTGGCATTGCTTTGATGTGTTGGCGTTAGGGCGAGAAAATGCCATTAACTTAGGTATCGATTACCAAAAGACCTTAAAAGTCCTATTAATTCTCGTGGCAATTTTAACATCAGTATCGACCGCACTTGTTGGCCCACTTACTTTCCTTGGGTTATTGGTAATGAATGTAACTTTTGAATTTATTCGTGATTATCGCCATAAGGTGCTTATTCCTGCTGCGATGTTAATTTCCATTATTACCTTGGTTTTTGGGCAATTATTGGTTACTCATATTTTTACCTTCCGCACGACATTAAGCATCATCGTTAATTTTGTCGGCGGTGTGTACTTTATTTATTTGTTATTAAGAGCAAACAAAAAATGGCAATAGAAATTCGCAATATTACGAAAAGTTACGGAAGCAAAAAGGTGGTGGACAACGTGTCTGTCACCATCCCAACGGGGAAAATTACGTCTTTTATCGGACCGAATGGCGCGGGGAAGAGTACAGTGCTGTCTATTATGAGCCGTTTGTTGAATGCTGATAGTGGCGAGATTTATCTCAACGGTGAATTGCTCAATCGTAAGAAAAGTAGCGATATTGCGAAACAGCTTGCGATTTTAAAGCAGACTAACAACATTAATTTGCGTCTAAGCATTGAAGATTTGGTCGCTTTTGGGCGTTTTCCTTATTCCAAAGGAAATTTAACTCAAACTGACCACACTTTTATTGATAATGCCATTGCTTATATGGATTTAGATGATATTCGTCATCAATATATCGATAACTTAAGTGGTGGGCAGCGACAACGCGCTTATATTGCGATGACGCTTGCACAAGATACCGATTATATTTTGTTGGATGAACCATTAAATAATCTGGATATGAAACATTCTGTGCAGATCATGCAAGTTTTGCGTAAATTAGCGACAGAACTCAACAAAACCGTGGTGATTGTGATTCATGATATTAATTTCGCCTCTTGTTATTCTGACTATATTGTTGCCATGAAAAATGGAAAATTAGTCCAACAAGGTGAAGTTAACCACATTATGCAATCAACCGTATTACAAGATATTTATGATATGACGATCCCTATTCAGAATATCGATAATAACAAAATTGCTGTTTACTTTAGATAAATAAGGAAATCTTTATGAAAAAAACATTATCAACTTTAGCACTTTCACTCTTCGCACTTTCTGGTGTTGTACAAGCTGCGGATATTACGGTGGAAAATTCTGTTAGAAAACAAGTTGTGCCACAAAACCCACAACGAGTTATTGTGCTCGATTTTGGTGCAGCTGATACGCTTCGTGCATTAGGTGTGCAAGATAAAATAGTGGGCTTCCCACAAAGCGGAAAAATTCCAAACTATCTTTCAGAATTTGCAGACAAAAAATATAAAAATGTTGGTGATTTGAAAGAACAATCATTGGAGCAAATTAACGAACTTAATCCAGATTTGATCATTGCGTCTAAACGTCAAGAAAAAATGATCGACAAGTTTAAGGAAATAGCCCCCGTGTTGAATGTGGATTATGACTACAACAATTACTACCCGAGTTTTCAACAAAATGTGACCGCACTTGGTCAGATCTTTGACAAAGAAAATGTAGCAAAAGAGAAATTATCCGAGTTAGACAGTAAAGTTGCGCAAGTTG
This genomic window contains:
- the pdxY gene encoding pyridoxal kinase; protein product: MKNVLAIQSHVVYGFAGNKSATFPMQLLGVDVWALNTVQFSNHTQYGKWTGMVIPQEQIGEIANGLDAIGKLQECDALLSGYLGSAEQVDQIIYALEKIKARNPNALYLCDPVMPNAEKVCVVADGVRERLIEKAIPRADIMTPNLSELRTLSDFPINTFDDVLKAANALVAKGVKKVLVKHLGKAGKLNDPDTFEIIMATPEGVWHLSRPLYKFNFEPVGVGDLIAGTFLAHYLNCGNDVEAFEKMNNAVAGVMKTTFDLKSYELQPIAARFEILNPSTNYKAVKVA
- the accA gene encoding acetyl-CoA carboxylase carboxyl transferase subunit alpha, with the protein product MSQEYLDFELPIAELEAKIEALRSASDDKIDLHDEIKRLQKKSDELTKKTFANLDAWQVSRMARHPNRPYTLDYIEHIFTDFQELAGDRAFADDKAIVGGLARLDGRAVMIIGHQKGRTVKDKVTRNFGMPAPEGYRKALRLMQMAERFNLPIITFIDTPGAYPGIGAEERGQSEAIARNLREMSTLKVPVICTVIGEGGSGGALAIGVGDKVNMLQYSTYSVISPEGCASILWKSAEKASTAAEVMGLTATRLKELGLIDNIVQEPLGGAHRNYHEMARNLKQCLLEELNELDTFDKDGLLERRYERLMSYGYC
- the znuB gene encoding zinc ABC transporter permease subunit ZnuB → MFEILFPALLTGLLLSLITAPLGAFVVWRKMAYFGDTLSHSALLGVALGIFLQINPYVAIVILTIILAVLMVWLESNTQFSVDTLLGIIAHSCLSLGVVTVGLLKNVRVDLMSYLFGDLLAINFNDLPYIGVGVVIVLSTLLYFWQALLSTTVSPELAQVEGINIKKMRFILMILTALTIALSMKFVGALIITSLLIIPAATARRFAKTPEQMVFIAILISMLSVIGGLFLSAFYDTAAGPSVVICSAFLFLLSLLKKEYL
- the znuC gene encoding zinc ABC transporter ATP-binding protein ZnuC, which translates into the protein MQINAIQPTQSVPLITLKNINVVFEQKTALRDINLNIYPHSIITIVGPNGGGKSTLLKTLLKLQAPTSGEVIYSANVRIGYVPQKIHLDHSLPMTVERFLALKKGVKTQEISTALEQLSITHLRKNNMQKLSGGEMQRVLLARAILNKPNLLVLDEPTQGVDINGQAELYQLIHRTQQALNCAVLMVSHDLHIVMADSKEVLCINQHICCAGTPESLSNDPTFMRLWGNQISQNVGFYTHHHNHHHNMHGDVCSCSANPSECQQ
- the mepM gene encoding murein DD-endopeptidase MepM, translating into MQHVKLARERRKRKSRIKAAIFFTALLLIFTGTFLAFKDTADYDPSLQSNLEPEMVDNVQYQSLTPEKTESGNPQSQEGEHPEAKQHANTEDATSYDDELQAKDDEVDEIKPQFDELTDLPKDAQDALSGILDVADQALRITDQFSHTVVRGDSLKDVLELSGLEDDTAKNLIAEYPELKNLRAGQQFYWILDKEDQLEYLNWLVSEKEERIYERTEDGKFKRQILEKKSIWKKEVLKGTINGSFASSLRDLGLDGRQISQLSSALQWQVSLQKLSKGTKFAILVSREYLGDKLTGQGNVEAIHIITGGKSYYGIQAANGRYYNRQGETLGKGFARYPLQRQARVSSPFNPNRRHPVTGRIRPHKGVDFAVAPGTPVIAPAEGVVEKVAYQAGGAGRYVVIRHGREYQTVYMHLSRALVRAGQTVKKGERIALTGNTGISTGPHLHYEFHINGRVVNPLTVKLPGTSSAMATAERKQFLVQAKEAEKMLKL
- a CDS encoding ABC transporter permease yields the protein MIKRRYLIFLLIVLSFVSLFLGVSTVNLKGLLNFEGNQWQIFLISRVPRLISILIAGASLSICGLVMQQLSRNRFISPTTAGTMDSARLGILMAMLFFPTASMLLKTTIAVIVSFLGTLLFMTILSRLKFKDTIFVPLVGIMFGNIISSITAFIAYKEDLLQNLSGWLQGDFSLVMSGRYELLYFSIPTLIVAYLFAHRFSIVGMGKDFAVNLGLNYNQVLYLGLLIVAVVSSIIIVSVGVIPFLGLIIPNIVTLYLGDNLKKVLSHTALLGAVFVLFCDILGRSVIYPYEISINAVVGVFGSGIFLFLLLKRYRNG
- a CDS encoding iron chelate uptake ABC transporter family permease subunit, with translation MAKKSSSQLIVLSLLAIVSLALYLGYNLPNRWQYALENRALSLIAIVITGAAIALATMIFQTVVNNRILTPSILGLDSLYLLIQTTIIFLFGSSTLLSMNSIALFVLCTGLMMAFSLVLYHFLFKKESQNIFFLLLVGIIFGTFFGSLTTFMEVLIDPNEFQIAQDIGFASFNRINTQILWVALAILVATIVFSFKYWHCFDVLALGRENAINLGIDYQKTLKVLLILVAILTSVSTALVGPLTFLGLLVMNVTFEFIRDYRHKVLIPAAMLISIITLVFGQLLVTHIFTFRTTLSIIVNFVGGVYFIYLLLRANKKWQ
- a CDS encoding ABC transporter ATP-binding protein — encoded protein: MAIEIRNITKSYGSKKVVDNVSVTIPTGKITSFIGPNGAGKSTVLSIMSRLLNADSGEIYLNGELLNRKKSSDIAKQLAILKQTNNINLRLSIEDLVAFGRFPYSKGNLTQTDHTFIDNAIAYMDLDDIRHQYIDNLSGGQRQRAYIAMTLAQDTDYILLDEPLNNLDMKHSVQIMQVLRKLATELNKTVVIVIHDINFASCYSDYIVAMKNGKLVQQGEVNHIMQSTVLQDIYDMTIPIQNIDNNKIAVYFR
- a CDS encoding siderophore ABC transporter substrate-binding protein: MKKTLSTLALSLFALSGVVQAADITVENSVRKQVVPQNPQRVIVLDFGAADTLRALGVQDKIVGFPQSGKIPNYLSEFADKKYKNVGDLKEQSLEQINELNPDLIIASKRQEKMIDKFKEIAPVLNVDYDYNNYYPSFQQNVTALGQIFDKENVAKEKLSELDSKVAQVAKDAQSKTALLVLVNESKISAFGDGSRYGMVYQKFGFKPIDDSIKSSTHGQSVGFEYILEKNPDFLLVVDRTAAITEKANNAQKVLDNDIIKQTKAYKDGHIVYLDAANWYLAFGGLESMEIIAQELDRAVKK